Proteins from a single region of Haloterrigena alkaliphila:
- the mobA gene encoding molybdenum cofactor guanylyltransferase, whose protein sequence is MTTDRSLGGVVLAGGYSTRFGEADKAVADLAGTPMIRRAVDRLATVADDLVINCREDQLEAIRSALADSGLEPRYATDPVPDRGPLAGIQVGLEAVDREYAAVVACDMPFVDPALLETLHERARGRDGAVVRLEDGWYQTTQAVYRADAMARACAETLESDDKRIVAALERIDVVTVSEDDLEGVSERTFESIDTREALADAERRLGE, encoded by the coding sequence GTGACAACCGATCGCTCGCTCGGGGGCGTCGTCCTCGCCGGCGGCTACTCCACGCGCTTCGGCGAGGCGGACAAGGCCGTCGCCGACCTCGCGGGCACGCCGATGATCCGGCGGGCCGTCGACCGACTCGCGACGGTCGCCGACGACCTCGTGATCAACTGTCGTGAGGACCAACTCGAGGCTATCCGTTCGGCGCTAGCCGATAGTGGCCTCGAACCCCGGTACGCCACCGATCCGGTCCCCGACCGCGGACCGCTGGCCGGCATTCAGGTCGGTCTCGAGGCGGTCGACCGCGAGTACGCGGCCGTCGTCGCCTGCGACATGCCGTTCGTCGACCCCGCGCTCCTCGAGACGCTCCACGAGCGCGCCCGCGGTCGCGACGGCGCCGTCGTCCGCCTCGAGGACGGCTGGTATCAGACGACGCAGGCGGTCTATCGGGCCGACGCGATGGCTCGGGCCTGCGCGGAGACGCTCGAGTCCGACGACAAGCGGATCGTGGCCGCGCTCGAGCGGATCGACGTGGTGACGGTGAGTGAGGACGACCTCGAGGGCGTCTCCGAGCGGACCTTCGAGAGCATCGACACGCGAGAGGCGCTCGCGGACGCGGA